The following coding sequences lie in one Arachis hypogaea cultivar Tifrunner chromosome 4, arahy.Tifrunner.gnm2.J5K5, whole genome shotgun sequence genomic window:
- the LOC112796915 gene encoding tropinone reductase homolog isoform X1 encodes MAERKLNFKDKRWSLHGMTALVTGGSRGIGYAIVEELAEFGAAVHVCARNEADINKCVEEWKNKGLNVTGSACDVSSRDQRQHLIEIVASIFHGKLNILINNAGTTTPKHAIDYTAEDMTTIMSTNFESAYYLCQLSYPLLKASGYGSIVFVSSIAGLKALPYSSIYASTKGAVNQLTKNLALEWAKDNIRVNSVAPGNVQTKLLNDILENIGEGEKIASAMTSQTPLQRMGEPKEISSLVVFLCLSAASFITGQTINADGGFTI; translated from the exons ATGGCGGAAAGGAAGTTGAACTTCAAAGATAAACGATGGTCACTCCATGGGATGACAGCTCTAGTCACTGGAGGATCTCGAGGTATTGG GTATGCAATAGTGGAAGAGTTAGCAGAATTTGGAGCAGCAGTCCATGTATGTGCACGAAATGAAGCAGATATTAATAAGTGTGTGGAAGAGTGGAAAAACAAAGGATTAAATGTTACGGGATCTGCTTGTGATGTTTCATCCCGTGATCAACGTCAACATTTAATAGAAATTGTTGCCTCCATCTTTCATGGAAAACTCAACATTCTC ATAAATAATGCTGGAACAACCACACCTAAACACGCCATAGATTATACTGCTGAAGATATGACAACTATAATGAGTACCAATTTTGAATCTGCTTACTATTTGTGTCAACTTTCCTACCCACTTCTAAAAGCTTCTGGATATGGGAGCATAGTATTTGTCTCCTCCATTGCTGGTTTGAAAGCTTTGCCTTATTCTTCTATCTATGCATCAACAAAAG GAGCCGTGAATCAACTCACCAAAAACTTAGCACTGGAATGGGCAAAGGATAATATTCGTGTAAATTCTGTAGCACCAGGAAATGTTCAGACCAAACTTTTGAATGATATCCTG GAAAATATTGGCGAAGGTGAAAAGATTGCGAGTGCTATGACGTCTCAAACTCCACTGCAACGCATGGGAGAACCGAAAGAAATATCATCATTAGTTGTTTTTCTTTGTCTTTCGGCTGCTTCATTTATCACTGGACAAACTATAAATGCAGATGGAGGCTTCACAATTTAA
- the LOC112796915 gene encoding tropinone reductase homolog At5g06060 isoform X2 produces MVTPWDDSSSHWRISRYAIVEELAEFGAAVHVCARNEADINKCVEEWKNKGLNVTGSACDVSSRDQRQHLIEIVASIFHGKLNILINNAGTTTPKHAIDYTAEDMTTIMSTNFESAYYLCQLSYPLLKASGYGSIVFVSSIAGLKALPYSSIYASTKGAVNQLTKNLALEWAKDNIRVNSVAPGNVQTKLLNDILENIGEGEKIASAMTSQTPLQRMGEPKEISSLVVFLCLSAASFITGQTINADGGFTI; encoded by the exons ATGGTCACTCCATGGGATGACAGCTCTAGTCACTGGAGGATCTCGAG GTATGCAATAGTGGAAGAGTTAGCAGAATTTGGAGCAGCAGTCCATGTATGTGCACGAAATGAAGCAGATATTAATAAGTGTGTGGAAGAGTGGAAAAACAAAGGATTAAATGTTACGGGATCTGCTTGTGATGTTTCATCCCGTGATCAACGTCAACATTTAATAGAAATTGTTGCCTCCATCTTTCATGGAAAACTCAACATTCTC ATAAATAATGCTGGAACAACCACACCTAAACACGCCATAGATTATACTGCTGAAGATATGACAACTATAATGAGTACCAATTTTGAATCTGCTTACTATTTGTGTCAACTTTCCTACCCACTTCTAAAAGCTTCTGGATATGGGAGCATAGTATTTGTCTCCTCCATTGCTGGTTTGAAAGCTTTGCCTTATTCTTCTATCTATGCATCAACAAAAG GAGCCGTGAATCAACTCACCAAAAACTTAGCACTGGAATGGGCAAAGGATAATATTCGTGTAAATTCTGTAGCACCAGGAAATGTTCAGACCAAACTTTTGAATGATATCCTG GAAAATATTGGCGAAGGTGAAAAGATTGCGAGTGCTATGACGTCTCAAACTCCACTGCAACGCATGGGAGAACCGAAAGAAATATCATCATTAGTTGTTTTTCTTTGTCTTTCGGCTGCTTCATTTATCACTGGACAAACTATAAATGCAGATGGAGGCTTCACAATTTAA